One window from the genome of Nicotiana sylvestris chromosome 9, ASM39365v2, whole genome shotgun sequence encodes:
- the LOC104229902 gene encoding uncharacterized protein isoform X1: MLKSFSGLDILAIAMPPTYLPLRWESTGDQWWYAAPIDWAAANGHYDLVRELLRLDGNHVIKLTSLRRIRRLESVWDDEEQFDDVARCRSQVAKKLLLECENKKGKNSLLKAGYGGWLLYTAASAGDLDFVRQLLEKDSLLVFGEGEYGVTDILYAAARSKSCDVFKVLFDFAVSPRFIARGGRGSEEQNGDIPSAYKWEMMNRAIHAAARGGNVKMLKELIADCSDDILAYRDIQGATLLHTAAGKGQVEVVKYLLKSSDIVNSVDNQGNTALHVAASRGQLAVVEALIVASPSLVNSRNNAGDTFLHVAITGFQNPYFRRLDRQIDLMKQLVCGKFFNIEEIVNAENNDGRTALHLAVIGNIHSELVELLMTVRSINVNTRDKDGMTPLDILRQRPRSASSELLTRQLISAGGIFSHRDYSARRVVASHLKMQNISSSPGTSFRISDTEIFLYTGIEHAPEDSKKAEISNTSEPSHRYMSPDSYCSRNDKKSGSADHAAEKLKRFFHWPKIKKRDTKKVKILVDQCSASNSDVAPVPLRERYSKPSSFSSHKRTLSASSNIPSPTAKKKFASGIVNGVMQAIPHLSLPRRSPRASSFSISSLSSRSSLDKQKAIVIETELAGPSCSNQVDGVSSDSTHKQSAGHKRSVNQYLCFGASGQPVKASSSGMQPYELYERSVLSTA; this comes from the exons ATG CTGAAGTCTTTTTCGGGTCTTGATATTCTTGCCATTGCCATGCCTCCAACGTATTTACCTCTTCGGTGGGAGAGTACTGGGGACCAATGGTGGTATGCTGCACCAATTGATTGGGCAGCTGCAAATGGTCACTATGATTTGGTACGAGAGCTTCTTCGCCTAGACGGCAATCACGTTATCAAGCTCACTTCATTACGTAGGATAAGAAGGCTTGAGTCCGTTTGGGATGATGAAGAACAGTTTGATGATGTAGCTAGATGCCGGTCACAAGTTGCAAAGAAGTTGCTTCTTGAATGTGAGAACAAGAAAGGGAAAAATTCCCTCCTTAAAGCTGGATATGGTGGATGGCTTTTGTATACTGCTGCCTCTGCTGGAGACTTGGATTTTGTTCGACAATTGCTCGAAAAAGACTCCCTTTTGGTATTTGGAGAAGGGGAGTATGGTGTTACTGACATATTATATGCTGCTGCTAGGAGTAAAAGTTGTGATGTGTTTAAGGTTTTGTTTGATTTTGCTGTATCACCGAGGTTTATAGCGCGTGGTGGTAGAGGGTCGGAGGAACAGAATGGGGACATTCCGTCTGCTTATAAGTGGGAAATGATGAATAGAGCTATTCATGCGGCTGCTAGAGGAGGCAATGTGAAGATGCTGAAGGAGCTTATTGCTGACTGTTCTGATGATATATTGGCTTACAGAGACATTCAAGGTGCAACTCTCTTACATACGGCAGCTGGCAAAGGCCAGGTCGAG GTTGTTAAATATCTTCTGAAAAGTTCTGATATTGTCAACTCTGTAGACAATCAAGGCAATACTGCATTACACGTGGCTGCTTCGAGGGGCCAATTAGCTGTTGTTGAAGCTCTCATCGTTGCTTCACCTTCATTGGTCAATTCAAGAAACAATGCTGGAGATACATTTCTTCATGTTGCCATTACTGGTTTCCAAAACCCTTATTTCCGCAGATTGGATCGTCAAATTGATCTCATGAAACAATTAGTTTGTGGAAAATTTTTCAACATTGAGGAAATTGTTAACGCTGAAAACAATGACGGTAGAACTGCTCTTCATTTAGCTGTCATTGGAAATATTCATTCTGAACTTGTGGAATTACTTATGACCGTCCGCTCTATTAATGTCAATACTCGTGATAAGGATGGAATGACACCACTCGATATCCTAAGGCAACGACCACGTTCTGCTTCCTCCGAGCTACTTACAAGACAGTTGATCTCTGCTGGGGGAATTTTTAGTCATCGCGATTATTCTGCAAGGAGAGTTGTTGCATCCCATTTGAAGATGCAAAACATAAGTAGCAGTCCTGGAACTTCTTTTAGAATCTCTGACACCGAAATATTCTTATACACGGGCATTGAACATGCACCAGAGGACAGTAAAAAAGCTGAGATTAGCAACACAAGTGAGCCGAGTCATCGATACATGAGTCCTGATAGCTATTGTTCTAGAAATGACAAGAAATCTGGTTCCGCAGATCATGCAGCTGAAAAACTGAAACGCTTCTTCCATTggccaaaaattaaaaaaagagatACTAAGAAGGTCAAGATATTGGTTGATCAATGTTCTGCAAGTAATTCGGACGTGGCACCAGTCCCTCTTCGAGAAAGATACTCCAAGCCTTCATCATTCTCAAGCCACAAACGGACGCTCTCTGCTAGTAGTAACATTCCAAGTCCAACAGCAAAGAAGAAGTTTGCTTCTGGGATAGTAAACGGTGTCATGCAAGCCATACCACATCTCAGCCTCCCTCGTAGATCACCTCGTGCTAGTTCATTCTCGATTTCATCATTGTCTTCACGCAGTTCTTTGGACAAACAAAAAGCAATCGTGATTGAGACTGAGCTCGCTGGACCTTCTTGTTCTAATCAGGTAGACGGTGTATCATCAGACTCGACTCACAAACAAAGTGCAGGACATAAAAGGTCGGTGAACCAATATTTGTGTTTTGGTGCCTCAGGACAACCTGTCAAGGCCTCTTCAAGTGGGATGCAGCCATATGAACTTTATGAGCGGTCTGTTCTATCCACGGCTTGA
- the LOC104229902 gene encoding uncharacterized protein isoform X2, with product MPPTYLPLRWESTGDQWWYAAPIDWAAANGHYDLVRELLRLDGNHVIKLTSLRRIRRLESVWDDEEQFDDVARCRSQVAKKLLLECENKKGKNSLLKAGYGGWLLYTAASAGDLDFVRQLLEKDSLLVFGEGEYGVTDILYAAARSKSCDVFKVLFDFAVSPRFIARGGRGSEEQNGDIPSAYKWEMMNRAIHAAARGGNVKMLKELIADCSDDILAYRDIQGATLLHTAAGKGQVEVVKYLLKSSDIVNSVDNQGNTALHVAASRGQLAVVEALIVASPSLVNSRNNAGDTFLHVAITGFQNPYFRRLDRQIDLMKQLVCGKFFNIEEIVNAENNDGRTALHLAVIGNIHSELVELLMTVRSINVNTRDKDGMTPLDILRQRPRSASSELLTRQLISAGGIFSHRDYSARRVVASHLKMQNISSSPGTSFRISDTEIFLYTGIEHAPEDSKKAEISNTSEPSHRYMSPDSYCSRNDKKSGSADHAAEKLKRFFHWPKIKKRDTKKVKILVDQCSASNSDVAPVPLRERYSKPSSFSSHKRTLSASSNIPSPTAKKKFASGIVNGVMQAIPHLSLPRRSPRASSFSISSLSSRSSLDKQKAIVIETELAGPSCSNQVDGVSSDSTHKQSAGHKRSVNQYLCFGASGQPVKASSSGMQPYELYERSVLSTA from the exons ATGCCTCCAACGTATTTACCTCTTCGGTGGGAGAGTACTGGGGACCAATGGTGGTATGCTGCACCAATTGATTGGGCAGCTGCAAATGGTCACTATGATTTGGTACGAGAGCTTCTTCGCCTAGACGGCAATCACGTTATCAAGCTCACTTCATTACGTAGGATAAGAAGGCTTGAGTCCGTTTGGGATGATGAAGAACAGTTTGATGATGTAGCTAGATGCCGGTCACAAGTTGCAAAGAAGTTGCTTCTTGAATGTGAGAACAAGAAAGGGAAAAATTCCCTCCTTAAAGCTGGATATGGTGGATGGCTTTTGTATACTGCTGCCTCTGCTGGAGACTTGGATTTTGTTCGACAATTGCTCGAAAAAGACTCCCTTTTGGTATTTGGAGAAGGGGAGTATGGTGTTACTGACATATTATATGCTGCTGCTAGGAGTAAAAGTTGTGATGTGTTTAAGGTTTTGTTTGATTTTGCTGTATCACCGAGGTTTATAGCGCGTGGTGGTAGAGGGTCGGAGGAACAGAATGGGGACATTCCGTCTGCTTATAAGTGGGAAATGATGAATAGAGCTATTCATGCGGCTGCTAGAGGAGGCAATGTGAAGATGCTGAAGGAGCTTATTGCTGACTGTTCTGATGATATATTGGCTTACAGAGACATTCAAGGTGCAACTCTCTTACATACGGCAGCTGGCAAAGGCCAGGTCGAG GTTGTTAAATATCTTCTGAAAAGTTCTGATATTGTCAACTCTGTAGACAATCAAGGCAATACTGCATTACACGTGGCTGCTTCGAGGGGCCAATTAGCTGTTGTTGAAGCTCTCATCGTTGCTTCACCTTCATTGGTCAATTCAAGAAACAATGCTGGAGATACATTTCTTCATGTTGCCATTACTGGTTTCCAAAACCCTTATTTCCGCAGATTGGATCGTCAAATTGATCTCATGAAACAATTAGTTTGTGGAAAATTTTTCAACATTGAGGAAATTGTTAACGCTGAAAACAATGACGGTAGAACTGCTCTTCATTTAGCTGTCATTGGAAATATTCATTCTGAACTTGTGGAATTACTTATGACCGTCCGCTCTATTAATGTCAATACTCGTGATAAGGATGGAATGACACCACTCGATATCCTAAGGCAACGACCACGTTCTGCTTCCTCCGAGCTACTTACAAGACAGTTGATCTCTGCTGGGGGAATTTTTAGTCATCGCGATTATTCTGCAAGGAGAGTTGTTGCATCCCATTTGAAGATGCAAAACATAAGTAGCAGTCCTGGAACTTCTTTTAGAATCTCTGACACCGAAATATTCTTATACACGGGCATTGAACATGCACCAGAGGACAGTAAAAAAGCTGAGATTAGCAACACAAGTGAGCCGAGTCATCGATACATGAGTCCTGATAGCTATTGTTCTAGAAATGACAAGAAATCTGGTTCCGCAGATCATGCAGCTGAAAAACTGAAACGCTTCTTCCATTggccaaaaattaaaaaaagagatACTAAGAAGGTCAAGATATTGGTTGATCAATGTTCTGCAAGTAATTCGGACGTGGCACCAGTCCCTCTTCGAGAAAGATACTCCAAGCCTTCATCATTCTCAAGCCACAAACGGACGCTCTCTGCTAGTAGTAACATTCCAAGTCCAACAGCAAAGAAGAAGTTTGCTTCTGGGATAGTAAACGGTGTCATGCAAGCCATACCACATCTCAGCCTCCCTCGTAGATCACCTCGTGCTAGTTCATTCTCGATTTCATCATTGTCTTCACGCAGTTCTTTGGACAAACAAAAAGCAATCGTGATTGAGACTGAGCTCGCTGGACCTTCTTGTTCTAATCAGGTAGACGGTGTATCATCAGACTCGACTCACAAACAAAGTGCAGGACATAAAAGGTCGGTGAACCAATATTTGTGTTTTGGTGCCTCAGGACAACCTGTCAAGGCCTCTTCAAGTGGGATGCAGCCATATGAACTTTATGAGCGGTCTGTTCTATCCACGGCTTGA